In one Tessaracoccus palaemonis genomic region, the following are encoded:
- a CDS encoding DNA-3-methyladenine glycosylase, whose product MIRVPPTTGWGDLTDDQRAMLDGVGTAARGLLGASLVVDRGDGRVAAEITEVEAYGGGLDPAAHSYRGPSARNAATFGPPWHAYVYRHLGIHTCFNVVVGDEGVPSAVLIRAARIVDGVGFARERRAARGRTRSDADLAAGPARLTVALGIDIADTGSPLDGSAGILLTPRAGAEPPVSVGPRIGVGSAVDYPLRFWVTSDLTVSR is encoded by the coding sequence GTGATCCGGGTCCCGCCGACGACCGGCTGGGGAGACCTGACCGACGACCAGCGGGCCATGCTCGACGGCGTCGGGACCGCCGCCCGCGGGCTGCTCGGCGCCTCGCTGGTCGTCGACCGCGGCGACGGCCGCGTGGCGGCTGAGATCACCGAGGTGGAGGCCTATGGCGGCGGGCTGGACCCCGCCGCCCACTCGTACCGCGGCCCGTCGGCCCGCAACGCCGCGACGTTCGGCCCGCCCTGGCACGCCTACGTCTACCGTCACCTCGGCATCCACACGTGCTTCAACGTCGTGGTGGGGGACGAGGGTGTCCCGTCCGCGGTGCTGATCCGCGCCGCCCGGATCGTCGACGGGGTCGGCTTCGCCCGCGAGCGGCGAGCCGCCCGCGGCCGCACGCGCTCCGACGCCGACCTGGCGGCCGGCCCGGCCAGGCTGACCGTCGCACTCGGCATCGACATCGCCGACACCGGGTCCCCGCTCGACGGGAGCGCCGGGATCCTGCTGACCCCGCGCGCCGGAGCCGAGCCGCCCGTGTCAGTCGGCCCGCGGATCGGCGTCGGCAGCGCGGTGGACTACCCGCTGCGGTTCTGGGTCACCAGCGATCTCACAGTGTCGCGCTGA
- a CDS encoding nitrite/sulfite reductase, with the protein MTEAAARPRRNQATGAWADGDTTPLNANEAFKQADDGLNVRARIEEVYSREGFASISADDLRGRMRWWGLYTQRRPGIDGGKTATLAPEELDDEYFMMRVRSDGGALSNEQLRAIAGISTEFGRDTADISDRQNIQLHWIRVEDVPEIWRRLESVGLSTTEACGDVPRVVLGSPVAGIAADEIIDGSPAVAEIVERFIGDPELSNLPRKFKTAISGSPRLDVAHEINDISFVGVVHPDHGPGFDLWVAGGLSTNPMFARRLGAWVPLEEIPEVWKGVCSIFRDFGYRRLRNRARLKFLMADWGPEKFREVLETQYLGRTLIDGPAADEAVARRDHVGINLQKDGNYWVGVAPIAGRVSGTKLTRIADLAERHGSGRVRLTPHQKLLVLDVPVAETEALVAGLDALDLPARPSEFRRGVMACTGIEFCKLALVETKAQARRIVEELEARLPEFDVPFSVHVNGCPNACARTQVADVGLKGMVQTDDDGNLVEMFQVHLGGGLGATPQLARKTRALKVAADDLPDYIERLARTFLEQREGDESFATWAHRAEEDDLR; encoded by the coding sequence ATGACCGAAGCGGCCGCCCGGCCCCGACGCAACCAGGCCACCGGTGCCTGGGCCGACGGAGACACCACGCCCCTGAACGCCAATGAGGCCTTCAAGCAGGCAGACGACGGCCTCAACGTGCGCGCCCGCATCGAGGAGGTCTACAGCCGCGAGGGGTTCGCATCGATCTCCGCGGATGACCTCCGCGGCCGCATGCGCTGGTGGGGCCTCTACACGCAGCGCCGCCCCGGGATCGACGGCGGCAAGACCGCCACGCTCGCGCCGGAGGAGCTGGACGACGAGTACTTCATGATGCGGGTCCGCAGCGACGGCGGCGCGCTCAGCAACGAGCAGCTGCGCGCCATCGCGGGCATCTCGACCGAGTTCGGCCGCGACACCGCCGACATCTCGGACCGGCAGAACATCCAGCTGCACTGGATCCGCGTGGAGGACGTGCCCGAGATCTGGCGCCGGCTCGAGTCGGTCGGCCTCTCGACGACCGAGGCCTGCGGCGACGTGCCCCGCGTCGTCCTCGGCTCGCCGGTCGCGGGTATCGCCGCCGACGAGATCATCGACGGCAGCCCCGCCGTCGCCGAGATCGTCGAGCGCTTCATCGGCGACCCCGAGCTGTCGAACCTGCCCCGCAAGTTCAAGACCGCGATCTCGGGGAGCCCGCGCCTCGACGTGGCCCACGAGATCAACGACATCTCCTTCGTCGGCGTCGTGCACCCGGATCACGGCCCCGGCTTCGACCTCTGGGTCGCCGGGGGGCTCAGCACCAACCCCATGTTCGCCCGCCGGCTGGGCGCCTGGGTGCCGCTGGAGGAGATCCCCGAGGTCTGGAAGGGTGTGTGCTCCATCTTCCGCGACTTCGGCTACCGCCGCCTTCGAAACCGCGCCCGCCTGAAGTTCCTGATGGCCGACTGGGGCCCGGAGAAGTTCCGTGAGGTGCTCGAGACGCAGTACCTCGGCCGCACACTGATCGACGGGCCCGCCGCCGACGAAGCGGTCGCCCGCCGCGACCACGTGGGCATCAACCTGCAGAAGGACGGCAACTACTGGGTCGGCGTCGCGCCGATCGCCGGGCGCGTGTCCGGCACGAAGCTGACCCGGATCGCCGACCTGGCCGAGCGCCACGGCTCGGGCCGCGTCCGGCTGACCCCGCACCAGAAGCTGCTCGTGCTCGACGTGCCCGTCGCGGAGACCGAGGCGCTGGTGGCCGGGCTCGACGCGCTCGACCTGCCCGCCCGCCCGTCGGAGTTCCGCCGCGGCGTCATGGCGTGCACGGGCATCGAGTTCTGCAAGCTGGCGCTGGTCGAGACCAAGGCGCAGGCGCGCCGGATCGTCGAGGAGCTCGAGGCCAGGCTGCCGGAGTTCGACGTGCCCTTTTCGGTGCACGTCAACGGCTGCCCCAACGCCTGCGCCCGCACGCAGGTCGCCGACGTCGGCCTCAAGGGCATGGTGCAGACCGACGACGACGGCAACCTCGTCGAGATGTTCCAGGTGCACCTCGGCGGCGGCCTCGGCGCCACCCCGCAGCTGGCCCGCAAGACCCGCGCCCTGAAGGTCGCCGCGGACGACCTGCCGGACTACATCGAGCGGCTCGCGCGCACCTTCCTCGAGCAGCGCGAGGGCGACGAGTCCTTCGCCACCTGGGCGCACCGCGCCGAGGAGGACGACCTGCGGTGA
- a CDS encoding DUF2332 domain-containing protein: MKAVHAYEAMPIDELYRWFAGEAEPTSPVWSKLCRWIAGTPVLTARLDVLPGRKRQPNLFLAAVRYLDGPTDPGPEFLDWVDGNWSAIEATILARRTQTNEPGRLAVLAPVLASLPQPVALLEIGSSAGLCLLPDRFRYRLPATIADGAAAGPDAPVLDCRHDGDPPASPADLRIALRRGLDQHPLSAADPDDARWLRVLVWPGERDREERLAAALTVAAADPPTILTGSAPDDLPLLLADLPAGATPVVMHSATLAYLARPERDAVVAAVRASGAHWLSFEGPTVVTSLRGRTPPVDGPHFVLALDGEPLAVASPHGRWVRWLPR, translated from the coding sequence ATGAAGGCGGTCCACGCGTACGAGGCGATGCCGATCGACGAGCTGTACCGGTGGTTCGCCGGCGAGGCCGAGCCGACGTCGCCCGTCTGGTCGAAGCTGTGCCGCTGGATCGCCGGGACGCCGGTGCTGACCGCGCGGCTCGACGTGCTGCCGGGTCGCAAGCGGCAGCCGAACCTGTTCCTCGCCGCCGTCCGTTACCTCGACGGGCCGACCGACCCGGGGCCCGAGTTCCTCGACTGGGTCGACGGGAACTGGTCGGCCATCGAGGCGACGATCCTCGCCCGACGCACCCAGACGAACGAGCCGGGCAGGCTGGCCGTGCTGGCTCCGGTCCTCGCGAGCCTGCCGCAGCCCGTCGCGCTGCTGGAGATCGGGTCGTCGGCCGGGCTCTGCCTCCTGCCCGACCGGTTCCGGTACCGCCTCCCCGCGACCATCGCCGACGGTGCGGCCGCCGGACCCGATGCACCCGTCCTCGACTGCCGGCACGACGGCGACCCTCCCGCCTCGCCCGCGGACCTGCGCATCGCGCTGCGCCGAGGGCTCGACCAGCACCCCCTGTCCGCGGCCGATCCCGACGACGCGCGGTGGCTGCGGGTGCTGGTCTGGCCGGGCGAGCGCGACAGGGAGGAGCGGCTCGCCGCCGCCCTCACCGTCGCCGCGGCCGACCCGCCGACGATCCTGACCGGCTCCGCGCCCGACGACCTCCCCCTCCTGCTCGCCGACCTCCCCGCCGGCGCGACGCCCGTCGTCATGCATTCGGCGACGCTGGCCTACCTCGCGCGCCCCGAGCGCGACGCGGTCGTCGCGGCCGTTCGGGCCTCCGGCGCCCACTGGCTCTCCTTCGAGGGACCCACCGTCGTCACGAGTCTCCGCGGCCGCACCCCGCCGGTCGACGGGCCGCACTTTGTCCTCGCCCTCGACGGCGAGCCGCTCGCCGTCGCCTCGCCCCACGGCCGCTGGGTCCGCTGGCTGCCGCGCTGA
- a CDS encoding pyridoxal phosphate-dependent aminotransferase: MVSARSQVPPFEVMTILDEVARLRARGVGVISLCAGEPVAGAPTAVDDEAARLHVAHTTFGYTPALGIAPLREALAGHYDRWYGTDVDPSEIAVTTGSSGAFLLAFLAAFDAGDRVALARPGYPAYRNILSSLGCEVVDLDCGADVRFQPTVEQLDAEHARGPLAGLVLASPANPTGTMVTRDELAALVAWCDANGVRLVSDEIYHGVTYGDSRGTSAREFGPGPIVVSSWSKYWGMTGWRIGWLLAPPELMSAVDALAGNLALCPPAPAQFAALESFTDTSYAQCDEAVADFAEARRLLLDAEPRLGWGGSAPADGAFYYYADLGPQLEHHGTSSAYAAALLEATGVALTPGTDFDAVGGHRTVRVSFAAGTAAIREAIERIVAFQSR, encoded by the coding sequence ATGGTGTCGGCCCGCTCCCAGGTTCCGCCTTTCGAGGTCATGACCATCCTCGACGAGGTGGCCCGGCTGCGCGCCCGCGGCGTCGGCGTCATCTCGCTCTGCGCGGGCGAGCCCGTCGCCGGGGCACCCACCGCCGTCGACGACGAGGCGGCCCGGCTGCACGTCGCCCACACGACCTTCGGCTACACCCCGGCGCTCGGCATCGCGCCGCTGCGCGAGGCGCTGGCCGGCCACTACGACCGCTGGTACGGCACCGATGTCGACCCGTCCGAGATCGCGGTCACCACCGGCTCGTCCGGCGCCTTCCTGCTCGCCTTCCTCGCCGCCTTCGACGCGGGCGACCGCGTCGCCCTGGCGAGGCCCGGCTATCCCGCGTACCGCAACATCCTCAGCTCGCTGGGCTGCGAGGTCGTCGACCTGGACTGCGGCGCCGACGTGCGCTTCCAGCCGACGGTCGAGCAGCTCGACGCCGAGCACGCACGCGGCCCGCTGGCCGGGCTGGTGCTTGCCTCGCCCGCGAACCCGACCGGCACGATGGTCACGCGCGACGAGCTGGCCGCGCTGGTCGCCTGGTGCGACGCGAACGGCGTGCGACTGGTCAGCGACGAGATCTACCACGGCGTCACCTACGGCGACTCCCGCGGCACCTCGGCCCGCGAGTTCGGGCCCGGCCCGATCGTCGTCTCATCCTGGAGCAAGTACTGGGGCATGACGGGGTGGCGGATCGGCTGGCTGCTCGCTCCCCCGGAGCTGATGTCGGCCGTCGACGCGCTGGCCGGGAACCTGGCCCTGTGCCCGCCGGCCCCGGCGCAGTTCGCGGCCCTCGAGTCGTTCACCGACACCTCGTACGCGCAGTGCGACGAGGCCGTCGCCGACTTCGCGGAGGCCCGCCGGCTGCTGCTCGACGCCGAGCCCCGCCTGGGGTGGGGAGGATCCGCACCCGCGGACGGCGCCTTCTACTACTACGCCGACCTCGGCCCGCAGCTGGAGCACCACGGCACCTCGTCCGCCTACGCCGCGGCGCTACTGGAGGCGACGGGGGTCGCCCTGACGCCCGGCACGGACTTCGACGCCGTCGGCGGGCACCGCACCGTCCGGGTCAGCTTCGCGGCAGGAACCGCCGCGATCCGCGAGGCGATCGAGCGGATCGTCGCCTTCCAGTCACGCTGA
- a CDS encoding aminotransferase class IV: MAVKLLALLDGTLADVTQPIVRADDQGVVRGDGVFDATLAIGGVARDLDAHLERLAQSAAMLDLPVPDEAGFRRAVDAILAAWDWDADPEAVLRLIHTRGPEGIADQPNGWVLAAPLDEASIRQRAEGAKVMVLDRGFEGSGVASLPWLLPGAKSLSYGINMAAKRWAHAHGADDVVFRSPSGGLLEGPTCSVVLDLDGVLVTPPLDGILRSITVEELVSKGAEHGLDVRFGELSVDDLDRCRGAWLLSSGRILARVTHVDGRELPVSPLDAQVARAVDVPLP; encoded by the coding sequence ATGGCAGTCAAGCTTCTCGCGCTCCTCGACGGAACCCTCGCCGACGTCACGCAGCCCATCGTCCGCGCCGATGACCAGGGCGTCGTCCGCGGCGACGGCGTCTTCGATGCAACGCTCGCCATCGGCGGCGTCGCCCGCGACCTGGACGCACACCTGGAGCGGCTCGCGCAGTCGGCCGCCATGCTCGACCTCCCCGTGCCGGACGAGGCGGGCTTCCGCCGCGCGGTCGACGCGATCCTCGCCGCCTGGGACTGGGACGCCGACCCGGAGGCCGTGCTGCGGCTGATCCACACCCGCGGCCCCGAGGGCATCGCCGACCAGCCGAACGGCTGGGTGCTGGCCGCGCCGCTCGACGAGGCCTCGATCCGCCAGCGTGCCGAGGGTGCGAAGGTCATGGTGCTCGACCGCGGCTTCGAGGGCTCCGGCGTCGCCTCCCTGCCGTGGCTGCTGCCCGGCGCGAAGTCGCTGTCCTACGGCATCAACATGGCCGCCAAGCGCTGGGCCCACGCGCACGGCGCCGACGACGTCGTGTTCCGCTCCCCGTCGGGGGGCCTGCTCGAGGGCCCGACCTGCAGCGTCGTGCTGGACCTCGACGGCGTGCTCGTCACGCCGCCGCTCGACGGCATCCTCCGTTCGATCACCGTCGAAGAACTGGTCTCCAAGGGCGCCGAGCACGGGCTCGACGTCCGTTTCGGCGAGCTGAGCGTCGATGACCTCGACCGCTGCCGCGGAGCCTGGCTGCTGTCCAGCGGCCGGATCCTGGCGCGCGTCACGCACGTCGACGGCCGCGAGCTGCCGGTCAGCCCGCTCGACGCGCAGGTCGCCCGCGCCGTGGACGTGCCGCTGCCGTGA
- a CDS encoding phosphoadenylyl-sulfate reductase — translation MTTTLTTDELRALADEAAARFAQLEAEQRHAGHLGRVELSRQVLAWAAESFGDDVTVASSMGDEVLVELVAQSAPALDVFFLDTGFHFPETLRTRDHYTDRVRIRTVLPLLTVDEQAAEHGDRLFDRDPDRCCAIRKVEPLNRALTGRSAWVTGMRRVDAPTRTDIGLVGWDERRQMVKINPIAAWDDDDVDRFAFEEDVFLNPLREKGYPSIGCAPCTRPVAPGEDARAGRWAGKNKTECGLHT, via the coding sequence GTGACGACCACCCTGACCACCGACGAGCTCCGGGCCTTGGCGGACGAGGCAGCGGCCCGCTTTGCGCAGCTCGAGGCCGAACAACGGCACGCGGGTCACCTCGGTCGGGTCGAGCTCAGCCGACAGGTGCTCGCCTGGGCGGCGGAGTCGTTCGGCGACGACGTCACCGTCGCGTCCTCCATGGGCGACGAGGTCCTCGTCGAGCTGGTCGCGCAGTCGGCGCCCGCGCTCGATGTGTTCTTCCTCGACACCGGCTTTCACTTCCCCGAGACGCTGCGGACGCGCGATCACTACACGGACCGCGTGCGAATCCGCACGGTGCTGCCGCTCCTGACGGTCGACGAGCAGGCCGCCGAGCACGGGGACCGGCTCTTCGACCGCGACCCCGACCGCTGCTGCGCCATCCGCAAGGTCGAGCCGCTGAACCGCGCGCTCACCGGGCGGTCGGCCTGGGTGACCGGCATGCGCCGCGTCGACGCCCCGACCCGCACCGACATCGGACTGGTCGGCTGGGACGAGCGCAGGCAGATGGTCAAGATCAACCCCATCGCGGCGTGGGACGACGACGACGTCGACCGCTTCGCCTTCGAGGAGGACGTCTTCCTCAACCCCCTTCGCGAGAAGGGTTATCCCTCCATCGGCTGCGCCCCGTGCACGCGCCCCGTCGCCCCTGGCGAGGACGCGCGCGCCGGACGCTGGGCAGGCAAGAACAAGACCGAATGCGGGCTGCATACATGA
- a CDS encoding sirohydrochlorin chelatase has protein sequence MPDIVLIAHGSPDPRHREGLERLADAVRGRVRPGRAVGVCYLDHHAPSPADLAVELGGSAVAVPVLLTPAYHARVDVPRAVEELGSAGSHVRVARPLGPDRRLLDGCEELLVGAGVLPRRTTAVAVFVAGSSDTAAVATVAETIAQHPREGWGPWRVAALDGGRAVEEVVAELSLEADEVVAVSFMVAEGVLRDRMAERTARLGVELVPGALSSTGALADLVVARAAQRLALMMSV, from the coding sequence ATGCCCGACATCGTGCTCATCGCCCACGGGTCTCCGGACCCGCGCCACCGCGAGGGCCTGGAGCGGCTCGCCGACGCCGTCCGCGGTCGCGTGCGCCCCGGCCGCGCCGTCGGCGTCTGCTACCTCGATCACCACGCGCCGTCGCCGGCGGACCTCGCGGTCGAGCTCGGCGGCTCCGCCGTCGCGGTGCCGGTCCTGCTGACGCCCGCCTACCATGCGCGCGTCGACGTGCCGCGTGCCGTCGAGGAGCTCGGGTCCGCCGGCTCGCACGTTCGGGTGGCCCGCCCGCTCGGGCCCGACCGGAGGTTGCTTGACGGCTGCGAGGAACTGCTGGTCGGGGCAGGCGTGCTGCCCCGCCGCACGACCGCGGTCGCCGTCTTCGTCGCCGGCTCCTCCGACACGGCGGCGGTCGCGACCGTCGCCGAGACCATCGCCCAGCACCCCCGCGAGGGATGGGGCCCGTGGCGGGTCGCGGCGCTGGACGGCGGCCGCGCCGTCGAGGAGGTCGTCGCGGAGCTGTCGCTCGAGGCCGACGAGGTCGTCGCCGTCAGCTTCATGGTCGCCGAGGGTGTCCTGCGGGACCGCATGGCGGAGCGCACCGCGAGGCTGGGCGTCGAGCTTGTGCCCGGGGCCCTGTCCTCGACGGGGGCGCTCGCGGACCTGGTCGTCGCGCGGGCCGCCCAGCGACTCGCCCTTATGATGAGCGTGTGA
- the purQ gene encoding phosphoribosylformylglycinamidine synthase subunit PurQ, producing MTRVGVVTFPGSLDDHDALRAVQLSGAEAVPLWHGSDSIEGVDAIVLPGGFSYGDYLRCGAIARFSPVMGTVIDAAKKGMPVLGICNGFQLLCEAHLLPGAMIRNAGQQFICRDERLRVETIDTTWTCAFEKGQEITIALKNGEGNYQASAETLKELEDSDRVVFRYLDNPNGSANDIAGITNERGNVVGLMPHPEHNVEELTGSSLDGKAFFESVLQFLAVRV from the coding sequence ATGACCCGCGTCGGGGTGGTCACGTTCCCCGGGTCCCTGGATGACCACGACGCCCTGCGCGCCGTGCAGCTCTCGGGCGCCGAGGCCGTGCCGCTGTGGCACGGCTCCGACTCGATCGAGGGCGTCGACGCCATCGTCCTGCCCGGCGGCTTCTCCTACGGCGACTACCTGCGCTGCGGCGCGATCGCCCGGTTCAGCCCCGTGATGGGTACCGTCATCGACGCGGCGAAGAAGGGGATGCCCGTGCTGGGCATCTGCAACGGCTTCCAGCTGCTGTGCGAGGCGCACCTCCTGCCCGGCGCGATGATCCGCAACGCCGGCCAGCAGTTCATCTGCCGCGACGAGCGCCTGCGCGTCGAGACCATCGACACCACCTGGACCTGCGCCTTCGAGAAGGGCCAGGAGATCACCATCGCGCTGAAGAACGGCGAGGGGAACTACCAGGCGTCCGCGGAGACACTCAAGGAGCTCGAGGACAGCGACCGCGTCGTCTTCCGCTACCTCGACAACCCGAACGGCTCCGCGAACGACATCGCCGGCATCACCAACGAGCGCGGAAACGTCGTCGGCCTGATGCCGCACCCCGAGCACAACGTGGAGGAGCTGACCGGGTCGTCGCTCGACGGCAAGGCGTTCTTCGAGTCTGTGCTGCAGTTCCTCGCCGTGCGCGTCTGA
- the purS gene encoding phosphoribosylformylglycinamidine synthase subunit PurS encodes MPRVVVNVMPKPEILDPQGKAVTGALKRLGFQGLSVRQGKRFEVEVEGEVTDEVLAEIGRAAETLLANTVIESFDVVAD; translated from the coding sequence ATGCCACGCGTCGTTGTCAACGTCATGCCGAAGCCCGAGATCCTCGACCCGCAGGGGAAGGCCGTCACCGGCGCCCTCAAGCGCCTCGGCTTCCAGGGCCTCTCTGTCCGTCAGGGCAAGCGGTTCGAGGTGGAGGTCGAGGGCGAGGTCACCGACGAGGTGCTCGCCGAGATCGGCCGCGCGGCGGAGACGCTGCTCGCCAACACCGTCATCGAGTCCTTCGACGTGGTGGCCGACTGA
- the cysD gene encoding sulfate adenylyltransferase subunit CysD, whose amino-acid sequence MNHSLDHLDHLESEAIHIFREVAGEFERPVILFSGGKDSVVMLHLALKAFAPAPLPFALLHVDTGHNFPEVLSYRDETVARIGARLHVAKVQDYLDDGRLRERPDGTRNPLQTVPLLDAIEEGRFDAVFGGGRRDEEKARAKERVFSLRDAFGTWDPRRQRPELWDLYNGRHAPGEHVRVFPLSNWTELDVWRYIEREDIALPSLYYAHEREVFQRSGMWLTAGDWGGPRGGEPVERRVVRYRTVGDMSCTGAVDSEAADVAGVILEVAASRITERGATRADDRLSEAAMEDRKKQGYF is encoded by the coding sequence ATGAACCATTCCCTCGACCATCTCGACCACCTCGAGTCGGAGGCCATCCACATCTTCCGGGAGGTGGCCGGCGAATTCGAGCGCCCGGTGATCCTCTTCAGCGGCGGCAAGGACTCCGTCGTCATGCTGCACCTGGCGCTCAAGGCGTTCGCTCCGGCGCCGCTTCCGTTCGCGCTGCTGCACGTCGACACGGGCCACAACTTCCCCGAGGTGCTGAGCTACCGCGACGAGACGGTCGCCCGCATCGGGGCGCGGCTGCACGTCGCGAAGGTGCAGGACTACCTCGACGACGGCCGGCTGCGCGAGCGCCCCGACGGCACCCGGAACCCGCTGCAGACCGTGCCGCTGCTCGACGCGATCGAGGAGGGCCGCTTCGACGCCGTCTTCGGCGGCGGCCGCCGCGACGAGGAGAAGGCCAGGGCCAAGGAGCGCGTGTTCTCGCTGCGCGACGCGTTCGGCACCTGGGACCCGCGCCGCCAGCGCCCGGAGCTGTGGGACCTGTACAACGGTCGCCACGCGCCCGGCGAGCACGTGCGCGTCTTCCCGCTGTCGAACTGGACCGAGCTCGACGTGTGGCGCTACATCGAGCGCGAGGACATTGCGCTGCCGAGCCTGTACTACGCCCACGAGCGCGAGGTGTTCCAGCGCTCCGGCATGTGGCTGACCGCGGGCGACTGGGGTGGTCCGCGCGGCGGCGAGCCCGTCGAGCGGCGCGTCGTCCGGTACCGCACCGTCGGCGACATGTCCTGCACGGGCGCCGTCGACTCCGAGGCCGCCGACGTGGCAGGGGTGATCCTGGAGGTCGCGGCCTCCCGCATCACCGAACGGGGCGCCACCCGCGCCGACGACCGCCTCTCCGAGGCGGCGATGGAAGACCGCAAGAAGCAGGGATACTTCTGA
- a CDS encoding sulfate adenylyltransferase subunit 1 — MTHDLLRLATAGSVDDGKSTLVGRLLYDTKSVLADQLDAVERVSRERGQAAPDLALLTDGLRAEREQGITIDVAYRYFSTATRSYVLADTPGHVQYTRNMVTGASTAELALILVDARHGVVEQTRRHLAVTGLLGVRHVAVAVNKMDLVGWDRARFDEIVAEATAVAARFGIDEVVAVPLSALLGDNVVDRSANTEWYEGPTLLEHLEAVPVGTDPAAQPLRFPVQVVLRPQQAGHEDYRGYAGRISAGVVRVGDEVTVLPSRRTTTVVGIDRGRADGTLEELDEAFAPQSVTLRLADDIDISRGDLIAAAEAPGEVTRTVSGMVCVLSDRPVRPRDRVLLRAGTRTVRAMVEEILDQLDIATVEYARAPRELALNDIGRVRVRLADDLPIDDYRELRRTGAFLLIDEADGATLAAGMAETADRYAGASI, encoded by the coding sequence ATGACCCACGATCTGCTCAGGCTCGCGACCGCCGGGTCTGTCGACGACGGCAAGTCCACCCTCGTCGGACGGCTGCTCTACGACACCAAGTCTGTGCTCGCGGACCAGCTCGACGCCGTCGAGCGCGTGTCGCGGGAGCGCGGCCAGGCCGCCCCCGACCTCGCGCTGCTCACCGATGGGCTGCGGGCCGAGCGCGAGCAGGGCATCACGATCGACGTGGCCTACCGGTACTTCTCGACCGCCACCCGCTCGTACGTGCTGGCCGACACCCCCGGCCACGTGCAGTACACGCGCAACATGGTCACCGGGGCCTCGACGGCCGAGCTGGCGCTCATCCTCGTCGACGCCCGCCACGGCGTCGTCGAGCAGACCCGCCGCCACCTGGCCGTCACCGGCCTGCTCGGCGTGCGGCACGTCGCCGTCGCGGTCAACAAGATGGACCTGGTCGGCTGGGACCGGGCACGGTTCGACGAGATCGTCGCCGAGGCCACCGCGGTCGCGGCCCGCTTCGGGATCGACGAGGTCGTCGCGGTGCCGCTGTCCGCGCTGCTCGGCGACAACGTCGTCGACCGCTCCGCCAACACGGAATGGTACGAGGGGCCGACGCTGCTGGAGCACCTCGAGGCCGTGCCGGTCGGCACCGACCCGGCCGCCCAGCCTCTGAGGTTCCCCGTGCAGGTGGTGCTGCGGCCGCAGCAGGCCGGCCACGAGGACTACCGCGGCTACGCCGGGCGCATCTCCGCCGGCGTCGTGCGGGTCGGCGACGAGGTCACGGTGCTGCCGTCGCGCCGCACCACCACCGTCGTCGGCATCGACCGGGGGCGGGCCGATGGGACGCTCGAGGAGCTCGACGAGGCCTTCGCCCCCCAGTCCGTCACGCTCCGGCTCGCCGACGACATCGACATCTCGCGCGGTGACCTGATCGCCGCGGCCGAGGCTCCCGGCGAGGTCACCCGCACCGTCAGCGGCATGGTGTGTGTCCTGTCCGACCGGCCGGTCAGGCCCCGCGACCGCGTGCTGCTGCGCGCCGGCACCCGCACGGTCCGCGCCATGGTGGAGGAGATCCTCGACCAGCTGGACATCGCCACCGTCGAGTACGCCCGCGCCCCGCGCGAACTGGCGCTCAACGACATCGGCCGGGTCCGCGTGCGGCTGGCCGACGACCTGCCCATCGACGACTACCGGGAGCTGCGCCGCACCGGCGCGTTCCTGCTGATCGACGAGGCCGACGGCGCGACGCTCGCCGCCGGCATGGCCGAGACCGCCGATCGCTACGCCGGCGCCTCCATCTGA